The Salvia miltiorrhiza cultivar Shanhuang (shh) chromosome 2, IMPLAD_Smil_shh, whole genome shotgun sequence DNA window TTTAAACATGTTTATGGTTCCGAACAAGTCAGGCAGTATATGATTCTCGCCATCTGCTTGCATACCACAAATTAATTCCCAAGATCCATCAACAACGAGAAATTATTCCGAAATTTAGAGATTAAATTAAACAATGGATAAGTGGAGATGGTTCAGCAGATAATAGCTCATCAAAACATCATTTGAGTTGAAAAGCTAAGCATTTTTCACATTCTAATTGACTAGGAGCATATTAATAAACCACCACCGCAGCAGAGCAACCTCCCAAGAAACATAACAGTAACGAAACTGAGTTCATCTCAATATACACACGTCTCAGTAGTTTGAAGATGGGGGGAAATCTCTTCCTGGGATGTTCTGGCCTTGTGAAGGGTTTCCGGCATTCGGACCATAAGCATTCTGATAGCTGGGAGTGAAGTTGTTCTGAGTCGGGCCAGGACCATATCCTGCACTCGGGCCAAAGTTGCCAGAATTTGGTCCTGGGCCAAATCCTCTGTTATCTCCACCGGGATAGTTCTGGTTCTGGTTCTGGTTCTGGTAGGGGCTTCCACCACCTGCATTTGCATAGGGAGTCTGATTCGGTCCAGGTCCAGGTTGGTATGGCGCTCCACTGTTTGGACCGGGGCCCTGCTGGAAGTTCGATGGATTGTTTGGTGGTGGTGGCCTCGAATAGTTTCCAGGGTTGTTTGGAGGCGGGCCACCCCCATAGTTAGGCTGTCCTCCCATGTTGGGTCCAGGATTAGGAGCATTAGCTGGTGGCGGACCTCCACTGTAGTTGCCGCCTGGGCCTCCACCGTAGTTGCCGCCTGGGCCTCCAGGACTGCCTCCAGCGTTCTGACCTTGCACTTCTCTTCTACGCTCAAAATTTCTGGATCTGTCAAAGTTCCGAGGCCTGTCGTTACGCCTGTTCCTCTCGTTAGCCCGAGCATTGTTTCTCACCCATTCCTCATGATATTTAGGATCATATGGAACAGCCTGCCCGTTGATAAATGGTTCACCTGCATTAAAAGATCACAGCATCAGAAATGATCTCGCCACACTAGAACTGGATAAGAACTCTATCCACAATCCAGCCAAGTTAAACTAGATTATTGGATCAAGAAAATCACAACACCATTTGATAAGAATAAACACCAGAAAGCAGCTTTCTATTGCTTTTCCCGCAGAAAGAATGTCTTCTATTTATTGTAAAACATCAGAAGAATGAGACTGTCGTGACAAAGTGGGGACAAAAACGAGGAGCTAGTGAAAGAAACTTTGAAATGTGATATTACAAATTATACCAGGTAGCATTTCATAATGGATGAATGTGACTGAGAACTAAAGACTAATGAAAAACTTTAAATGAAGAACACAAAGCATAAAGTCCTCTGCAAAAAATCATAGCAAATAAATATAACATGGAATTCTATACCTCCATAGTCCTTGTTTTTAACATCCAAGTACGAATCAGGAAGCACCCAGCGAACCATTGGCAGCTCTGCAGCCAAATAGCCAATAAGTTGTTGAATCAAGTATAACAAATTCCACAAACACTAACTTCAACAGAAAGCACCAATAAATGAACCCTTTACCTTTTAACTTGTAAGAGAGTTCTTCCGAGACAAGTGCTCCAAATGCATAGTAGTGCCTTGTTGAGACGGAATAtattttcatccttgcttcttGCTCACTAAAATTTCAAAAGTTCACAAACCATTAACATAGAAAGAAACAAAAGTATATCCATTCATCTGATAGTTCTAGGCAGAACAAGTCAAAGCTGATGTGCGATAAACAGCATGTAATGCTAATTAATCAAAACTCAAGAAATATCAGACTGTTCACCCCTAAAGAACAATCAATACATTTGGCAAAGAACAAAAAACTCACTGCCAAAACcttaaaacaattaaaattcaaGACACATACTCAGACATAAGCAGGAAACAAAAGCACATTACCAACCAACAATTAATTTCACTCAGAACAGGAGAATATAATGATAAGCAAATCAAGTCATACTAGTTCGCAATCACTACTCATCAGCATGTAAAAGTCACTAATCAAAACTGAAAAGCTAACTGTCTTATTAACTCCTAAAGCACATCAATATGTTTTGAAAAGTAATGcaaactcatgctcaagaacCCAAAACCTAGA harbors:
- the LOC131012059 gene encoding multiple organellar RNA editing factor 8, chloroplastic/mitochondrial, with product MATRFLARSLLTTKPPLSSAFFHSCGAASATSSAVLPNSSSFLFRLRPIVAAASASYFRRLLPAISTRAFSTRQTESSLNDPNPNWSNRPPKETILLDGCDFEHWLVVVEKPEGDPTRDEIIDSYIKTLATVVGSEQEARMKIYSVSTRHYYAFGALVSEELSYKLKELPMVRWVLPDSYLDVKNKDYGGEPFINGQAVPYDPKYHEEWVRNNARANERNRRNDRPRNFDRSRNFERRREVQGQNAGGSPGGPGGNYGGGPGGNYSGGPPPANAPNPGPNMGGQPNYGGGPPPNNPGNYSRPPPPNNPSNFQQGPGPNSGAPYQPGPGPNQTPYANAGGGSPYQNQNQNQNYPGGDNRGFGPGPNSGNFGPSAGYGPGPTQNNFTPSYQNAYGPNAGNPSQGQNIPGRDFPPSSNY